ACCGTTGAAATATTTGGAGAAAATAATTCAATTTATGAATACGCAAAAGCCATGAACACTATTCCTTATGAGGCATTAACCTCAATTTCAGAACGCGTAAAAAGAATTTATATCCAAAAGGACTAAAAAATTATCTCAATGTAAGACTTGTTTGACCTAATTCGTGGTCATCAGCAAAAACTGAAATATTATATTTTCCTGCTGGCAAATCAATATTATCTCGAGAATAATCAATTGTAACAGCAGTAGCTTTTTGATTATAATTAATAACTGTTTTCTCAGTATATTGAATTCTTTGACCTTGGTAAATAAACGAATAGCTACCTTGTGTCAAAATAATATTGTCAGGTCTTGCAATACGCACATACACATCTTTTTGTCCTGCCGACACAAGCGGATTTGCTCCAATTGTGAGTTTAATGCGAATCATATTTACTTTTCTAGCACGATCTGTTACAACTTGCTTATTTCCAGACCTAATACTATAGCCAGTTGCAACAATATTATAACCTGAAAGGAATGCTGCATCATTAATTTTTGTAGATAGATTATCTTTTTCCTTCACCAATTCTTCAGAATATTTTTGAGCACTCTCCAAATCACCTTTTATTTTATAATTTTCGTCTGTCAAAAGCTTGTTTACCTTGTATAAACTATCAATTTGCAGCACATATCCTTGAGTAATTTGGCGTAATGCATCTAATTTACGTTTAACACGTCTGTAATCTGCTTGCGAATTAATTAATTGCTCTATTTCCTTCGCCTGAGCTGTAATCATGCTGTCTTTAGCTGTAAGTTGAGAACTTAGGCTACCATATTCGCTTTTAATTCTTGAATGTTCACTCATTAAAGAATCCAACTCATTTTGAAGTTCCGTGTTTATCTGCACAGTTTTTTCCTTTTCAAGAACGACGGCATCGACACTTGATTTGTTTGTGAAAAATAGAATTGCCAATAAAACGATAATTACGGCTTCTACTCCAATAATAATTTTGTAAATTCTGCTTCTAGATTTGTCTTCCATTTTGAAAAAATAAATATTAAAATTTCTGCAAATTTACTATTTTTGAATTATAAATAACAATTTTTTTATGGGAGTTTTTAATTCGCTTCTAAAATTATTCTATCCAGAGCTGTGTAGTGGCTGCGGACAGAGTTTACTGCGTGGCGAAAAAACCATTTGCCTGTCATGTATGTTAAAAATTGCACGCACAGACTATCATACATTTAGCGATAATCCTGTTGCAAAATTATTTTACGGCAAGATTAATATAAAAAACGCGACAACCATGTGTTTTTATGACAAAGGTGGATTAATGCAACATTTATTGCACCAATTAAAATATAGAAACAATTTTAATGTTGGTCTTTTTCTTGGCAAACAACTTGGCAAATGCCTTTCTGAAGCGGAATTGTATAAAGATATTGACGTAATTATTCCTATTCCGCTGCATAAAAAAAAGCTAAAAAAAAGAGGCTACAATCAAAGTAAAATCATTGCAGACGGCTTTGTTCAAGCATTTCCTCTTCCAATTTATGAAGATGTTTTAGTGCGAATTGAATTTACGGAAACTCAAACCAAAAAAAACAGATGGGATAGGTATCAAAATGTTAAAGACATGTTTGCAATTAACAATCCTGAAAAAATAGAAGGCAAGCACGTTTTACTAATAGACGATGTGATAACCACAGGAGCAACAATAGAAGCCTGTGCCAAGCATTTACTTTCCGTTGATGGTGTGCAAGTTAGCATTGCAAGTATTGCTTCGCCCGCGAGATAAGTAAGAAATCAAATTAGTTTTTAGTGTTGAGTGTTAAGTTGCGGCGGGCGGACGTAACCACCTGTATATCAACAACTTAGGCGGAGCCGCCACACACACAAAGCTGTCACTGCTTATAAATATATGATTATCAACGATTTAGGCGGAGCCGCCACACGAAGCTGGTGCTACCGTAACCCTCTATGTATCAATAACTTACACGGGCGACAGACACAAATCAGACTAACACCTCGCAACCACTTGATTATCAGCGCCTTATACAAAACCGACATACTAAAAACTAAAAACTCAACACTATTCTTTCACAAATTTAGTTGCTTTGTCGCCTATACGTACTATATACATGCCGGCGCTAAGTTGTGAAATATCTATGCTACTTTGCTTTTCGATAGCTCGCTCTGAATAAACTACTTTGCCTGACAAGTCGCTGATAGTGATTAATTCATTAGCATTTTCAGAAATTACATTTATAAAATTGCTAGCAGGATTTGGATAAACATTCATATCTTTTGCAACTATTTCGTGGTTTTCTACATCCTCAGTGCTCCATTGGCTATCGAAAAATAGCTTAGTTGAACCATTGTAATATTCAAATGCAAAACAAGCTTTATTATTAGAGGGGTTAATATCCACCACTGGAGAATAATACCAATCATATCCTGTAGAGGTTGAAGAAACATCGCCTATTTTTAACCAATCGCCACCAGCTAAGTCTTCATAGTACTGCACACTGTGAACTAATTTATATTCGTCGTTTTCTATTGTGCAGTAAACAAGCAAATAGTTATTTAGGTTTTTATCGTATGATAAGTCAGGGCATTCTTCATCTATTGCGCTTGAAGCAGACACAAAGTACCAAGATATATTATCCAACGTGTGATTATCAAGATCATATCCAGCTGTAGGAACAATTTGCACAATATCCCAATCTACTCCTTCAGTATAATTAGAGTAAACAATCATAAAGTTGTACAGTTCATCTAGTTCGTTGTTGCATAACCATTGAATTTTTGGTTGCATAGTTTTATCAGTAGCAGAAAATTTTTTATTTACCTGCAAAGCATCTGTAGCGTAATCTCCGTCTGCCACAGCTGCTATAAAACCTATATTTTCTTCACTTTCTTTATCCATTTCAAACACAATACCTGCCATAGGATAATAACTAGATGCTTTAGCTTGCCCAATAGATAAGTCTAGAGCACCAAATTCTGAATTAGCTTTAGTGTACATTTCTTTTTTAGTAAAAGCAACACCTCCATTCGTAGAATATACATAATCTATATGACCATCGTTGCCAGTATTATAACTTAATGCAAAACCTATAGTGAATGGTGCCCAAGAGCCTTCTGGCGAGCGTGCATTAGTAGATATGGCTGCGTCTTTGATTATCGTGCCAGTATATTCTTCATTTTTATATACAATATTAAAAACACTTGCATCGGCATTAAGTTGATATAAATACACCCCAGCATCTCCTGTTACAGTATTATTCACAGCTCCTAAAAGCCAAATAGAGATGTTTGATGGCTCGTTGCCTGTTACCACTAAATCAAAACCTCCTTGTTTGTAGTCATCAGATAAATTGAAATTATTGATTTTTTCGAAAGTTTCGCCACCGTCTGTCGAACAATAGATAACTACACTATCTTGTTCTGTAGGGTGCCCATACTTGTTCATTAGCACATATATCCAGCCATTATCGGCTACGGATATTTTTGGTTTAGCCCAAAAAGCTCCATCGCATTCGTGCAATAATATATCGTCGGCAAATCTTTGAGACTGTGCGGTCATTACTCCGCAAAACATGATTCCAATTAGGAATAAGTAAATTTTCTTCATAGTTCTGTGTTTTTGTTACCCAATTATTTAATTTATTTTTATATAAGATTTATGCAAAAATATGTAAAAATATGTAAAATGCAAAAAATTGCGTTTACTAAGAGGTACTTTGTGGTTCTAATTGCGTTTGTTGTGTAACTAACAGCCGCGTAGCAACTACTTAATTATCAACAGTTTACGCAGACAGACACATAGCATTAGACACTCGTAACCATCTATGTATCAATGACTTACACGGGCGACAGACACAAATCAGGCTAACACCTCGCAACCACTTGATTATCAGCACTTTATATAAGGCCGACACACTAAAAACTAAGCATTAAACACTCAAAACTCAAAACTATTCTTTCACAAACTTAGTTGCTTTGTCGCCTATACGCACTATATACATGCCGGCGCTAAGTTGTGAAATATTTATGACACTTTGCTTTTCGCTAGCTTGCTCTGAATAAACTACTTTACCAGACAAGTCGCTGATAGTGATTAATTCATTAGCATTTTCAGAAATTACATTTATAAAATTGCTAGCAGGATTTGGATAAACACTCATATCTTTTGCAACTATTTCATGGTTTTCTATACCCACGCTCCATTCAGAATCGAAAAACATTTTAGCAACACCTTCTGAAGAGTTGTAATATTCAAATGCAAAGCAAGCCTGTGTTCGGGTTGGATCAATATCAACTACGGGAGAAAAATACGACTCCCAATTTGTAGATACAATAGAAACATCATCTACATAATCCCAATTCCAAGACGTTATTTCAGTATAATATCTCACATAATATTTCAAAACACTTTTATTATCATCTGATTGGCGGCAAACAAGCAGATAGTTGTTATAGTTTTTGTCAAATGATAAATCGGCATAATCTTCATTAGTATTATGGTAAGCTACGGCATAACCAGACTCTAAATTATTCAACGTGTGATTACTAAGATCATACGCAGCTGTAGGAACAATTTGCACAATATCCCAATCTACTCCTTCAGTATAATTAGAGTAAACTATAATAAAGTTGTACAGTTCATCTAGTTCGTTGTTGCATAACCATTGAATTTTTGGTTGCATAGTTTTATCAGTAGCAGAAAATTTTTTATTCACCTGCAAAGCATCTGTAGCGAAATTTCCGTCTGCCACAGCTGCTATAAAACCTATATTTTCTTCACTTTCTTTATCCATTTCAAACACAATGCCTGCTTTTGGATAATAATCAGCTGCTGTAGCTTGTCCAATAGATAGGTCTATAGCGCCAAATTCTGAATTAGCTTTAGTGTACATTCCTTTTTTAGTAAAAGTTGCACCGCCATCGGTAGAATATACATAATCTATATGACCATCGCTACCAGTATTATAACTTAAAGCAAAACCTATAGCAAATGGTGCCCAACCACTTTCTGGCGAGCGTGCATTAGTAGATATGGCTACGTCTTTGGCTGTTGTGCCGGGATATACATTTTGATATACCTCGCTATTACTACTTGCATATGCATCAAATTTCAATAAAGCAAGTACAGCTTCTCCTGTTACTTCGTCATTACAAGCGTATGCAAGCCAAAGAATAATGTTTGATGGATCGTTGCCGGTTACTACTAAATCAAGTCCGGCTTGTCTTTTATCTAAAATAAAATTTGAATTAAAGATTTTTTCAAAACTTACGCCACCATCTTTAGAACAATAAATAGTTATGCTATCTTTTACCGTGAGGTCGCCATACTGATTCTTTAGCACATATATCCAGCCGTTATCGGCTACAGATATTTTTGGTTTAGCCCAAAAAACTCCATCGCATTCGTGCAGCAATATATCGTCGGCAAATCTTTGAGACTGTGCGGTCATTACTCCGCAAAACATGATTCCAATTAGGAATAAGTAAATTTTCTTCATGACTATACTTTATTTTGTTGACATTTAAGTTTTGACAAAAATAAGAAAAAATTTTAAATAAAAATATATAAACACTTTTTAGGGGCTAACTATGCTTGCTATATATCCTCCCACCACGTGCATAAACATGATTTTTAAATTATGCATTATTGATGATTTACACCCCTCCACACACAACTCGCTGATTATCAACAATTTAAGCGAAATAACTACAACACAATCCCATGATTACCAATAACTTACAGCAGGCGACACGACATACGTAAACGAACACCATCTCAACAAATTACAATGCCATTTTCAAACAAAAAAAGCTGCAAAGAACAGCCTAAGTGTCTCCTCGGGGGGATTCGAACCCCCGACCCGTTGATTAAGAGTCAACTGCTCTACCGACTGAGCTACAAAGAGATTTTTTAAAATGCAAAATTATAAAAAAAGATTTAATTAATCACAATTACAACCTTGCGAAAAATAAATTTTAGTTTCTGGTAAAAACGATTCTATTATTTTTTGTTTTTCAACAGACATAAAAATAACTCGCATGTCTAAGTGTTTTAATGTATTGCTTATTTTTCCTATTTCTCTAGGCAACATATCTACCAAATTTCCCCACAAGTCCAAGACTTCAAGATTATTCAAATTTCCAATTTGCGGTGGAATCTCTACAATTTCATTTTGGTTTAAAACAAGTGTTTGCAACTCAGTGCAGTCGCCAATTTCAGCAGGCAACCTAGTAATTTTATTCCTTGATAAATTTAAAAATCTTAATTTTTTAAGCGCTCCAATAGAAGGCGGAATTTCC
The nucleotide sequence above comes from Bacteroidales bacterium. Encoded proteins:
- a CDS encoding ComF family protein, coding for MGVFNSLLKLFYPELCSGCGQSLLRGEKTICLSCMLKIARTDYHTFSDNPVAKLFYGKINIKNATTMCFYDKGGLMQHLLHQLKYRNNFNVGLFLGKQLGKCLSEAELYKDIDVIIPIPLHKKKLKKRGYNQSKIIADGFVQAFPLPIYEDVLVRIEFTETQTKKNRWDRYQNVKDMFAINNPEKIEGKHVLLIDDVITTGATIEACAKHLLSVDGVQVSIASIASPAR
- a CDS encoding T9SS type A sorting domain-containing protein, which gives rise to MKKIYLFLIGIMFCGVMTAQSQRFADDILLHECDGAFWAKPKISVADNGWIYVLMNKYGHPTEQDSVVIYCSTDGGETFEKINNFNLSDDYKQGGFDLVVTGNEPSNISIWLLGAVNNTVTGDAGVYLYQLNADASVFNIVYKNEEYTGTIIKDAAISTNARSPEGSWAPFTIGFALSYNTGNDGHIDYVYSTNGGVAFTKKEMYTKANSEFGALDLSIGQAKASSYYPMAGIVFEMDKESEENIGFIAAVADGDYATDALQVNKKFSATDKTMQPKIQWLCNNELDELYNFMIVYSNYTEGVDWDIVQIVPTAGYDLDNHTLDNISWYFVSASSAIDEECPDLSYDKNLNNYLLVYCTIENDEYKLVHSVQYYEDLAGGDWLKIGDVSSTSTGYDWYYSPVVDINPSNNKACFAFEYYNGSTKLFFDSQWSTEDVENHEIVAKDMNVYPNPASNFINVISENANELITISDLSGKVVYSERAIEKQSSIDISQLSAGMYIVRIGDKATKFVKE
- a CDS encoding T9SS type A sorting domain-containing protein, with amino-acid sequence MKKIYLFLIGIMFCGVMTAQSQRFADDILLHECDGVFWAKPKISVADNGWIYVLKNQYGDLTVKDSITIYCSKDGGVSFEKIFNSNFILDKRQAGLDLVVTGNDPSNIILWLAYACNDEVTGEAVLALLKFDAYASSNSEVYQNVYPGTTAKDVAISTNARSPESGWAPFAIGFALSYNTGSDGHIDYVYSTDGGATFTKKGMYTKANSEFGAIDLSIGQATAADYYPKAGIVFEMDKESEENIGFIAAVADGNFATDALQVNKKFSATDKTMQPKIQWLCNNELDELYNFIIVYSNYTEGVDWDIVQIVPTAAYDLSNHTLNNLESGYAVAYHNTNEDYADLSFDKNYNNYLLVCRQSDDNKSVLKYYVRYYTEITSWNWDYVDDVSIVSTNWESYFSPVVDIDPTRTQACFAFEYYNSSEGVAKMFFDSEWSVGIENHEIVAKDMSVYPNPASNFINVISENANELITISDLSGKVVYSEQASEKQSVINISQLSAGMYIVRIGDKATKFVKE
- a CDS encoding leucine-rich repeat domain-containing protein, giving the protein MLKKIINIFFLNLLTISAFAQNLPKEYFMDISNKVVYTDINLIAQNPDSVKYIDLSKSKLKSFPDVIFQCENLIYLDLKRNKIEEIPPSIGALKKLRFLNLSRNKITRLPAEIGDCTELQTLVLNQNEIVEIPPQIGNLNNLEVLDLWGNLVDMLPREIGKISNTLKHLDMRVIFMSVEKQKIIESFLPETKIYFSQGCNCD